One Eremothecium cymbalariae DBVPG#7215 chromosome 2, complete sequence DNA window includes the following coding sequences:
- the SNF4 gene encoding AMP-activated serine/threonine-protein kinase regulatory subunit SNF4 (similar to Ashbya gossypii AFL015C), with the protein MNASIARGSGFGGNLNLGMDGANIELEQKIAVQSIRLFLKSKTSYDVLPVSYRLIVLDTSLLVKKSLNILLQNNIVSAPLWDSTTSKFAGLLTSLDFINVIQYYFSNPDKFELVDKLQLNGLKEIEKAIGVEPPDRGSIHPFKPLYEACCKMIESRARRIPLIDQDEETHREIVVSVLTQYRILKFVALNCREIRYLKRSLYELNIITSTQMLSCSMSTPVIDVIQLLATGGVSSIPIVDEQGKLINVYEAVDVLGLIKGGIYNDLSLSVGEALMRRSDDFEGVYTCTMSDKLSTILDTIRKSRVHRFFIVDEDGLLTGVLTLNDILKYILYAEN; encoded by the coding sequence ATGAATGCTTCGATTGCTAGGGGAAGCGGATTTGGGGGCAATCTGAATTTGGGTATGGATGGAGCAAATATTGAGTTGGAACAGAAAATTGCAGTTCAGTCTATTCGATTATTTCTGAAGTCGAAGACTTCATATGATGTTTTGCCGGTATCTTACAGACTAATAGTTCTCGATACATCATTGTTGGTTAAAAAGTCActgaatattcttcttcaaaacaatATTGTTTCAGCGCCCCTGTGGGATTCGACGACCTCCAAATTCGCGGGTCTATTGACTAGTTTGGACTTTATCAATGTTATACAGTACTATTTTAGCAACCCTGATAAATTTGAACTAGTTGATAAGTTGCAGTTGAATGGATTGAAGGAAATAGAGAAGGCGATCGGGGTGGAGCCTCCTGACAGGGGTTCTATTCATCCTTTCAAGCCTTTGTATGAAGCATGTTGCAAAATGATTGAATCAAGGGCAAGAAGAATTCCGCTGATTGATCAAGATGAAGAAACTCATAGAGAAATTGTTGTAAGTGTGCTTACACAGTACcgtattttgaaatttgtCGCTTTAAACTGTAGGGAAATACGGTATTTAAAAAGGTCGTTATATGAATTAAACATTATTACATCTACACAGATGCTGAGCTGCTCTATGAGTACCCCTGTCATTGATGTAATTCAACTTCTAGCCACTGGTGGTGTTTCGTCTATACCAATTGTAGATGAACAAggaaaattaattaatgtTTATGAGGCTGTCGATGTTCTTGGTTTAATTAAGGGCGGTATTTATAATGATCTTTCTCTGAGTGTTGGAGAAGCACTAATGAGAAGGAGCGATGACTTTGAGGGTGTCTATACATGTACCATGAGTGATAAACTATCAACTATATTGGATACAATTAGAAAATCTCGTGTACATAGATTCTTCATTGTGGACGAAGATGGCCTTCTAACTGGTGTCTTGACCTTGaatgatattttgaagtaCATATTATACGcagaaaattaa
- the CDC20 gene encoding ubiquitin-protein transferase activating protein CDC20 (similar to Ashbya gossypii AFL014C): MLDKKEPKLTANRSMLLLSSPSRLNVVSSDWSKVEKHNKVMKNRASHHHHHTLHRSLSNVTNISHGTSTSSIQRTKLTQGVPPLLRKSSSYFKEESLKDGASIDTSEIASSAFVSTDRFIPVRNTGTVAKCDDETEDQDISPPPNASPSTHLKARTKIVFKQNIAEACGLDMTQRILQYIPQPPQSSVKRALYSIGSRSQYHYSSGAQSLNKFARLRKVNTNPERILDAPGFQNDFYLNLLSWSQKNVLAIALDQSLYLWNGETGEVSLLVEFENETITSVVWSNDDCHISIGKDDGNTEIWDVETMSHVRTMRSLLGVRICSQDWLDTVVCIGAKSGEIQVNDVRVKDHIVNTWEKHTSEVCGIKFRQDGLQLASGGNDNTVMIWDTRQDDPVWVKRNHNAAVKAIAWHPDVLNLLATGGGSLDRHIHFWNTTTGARIGSINTGSQVSSLHWGQSYEGSHMNKEIIATGGSPENSISIYNYDSKIKVAEITQAHESRIVSSQLSPDGTTIATVGGDENLKFYRVFDARRKKVRDHETESFLEIMGVGKKGDEESSTSLSPKKTNFIIR, from the coding sequence ATGTTGGACAAGAAAGAGCCCAAGTTAACAGCTAATCGCTCAATGTTGTTGCTATCCTCACCGTCTAGGCTCAATGTGGTGTCATCTGATTGGTctaaagttgaaaaacACAATAAAGTCATGAAAAATAGAGCAtcacatcatcatcatcatacTCTCCATAGGTCCCTGTCAAATGTCACAAACATCTCTCATGgaacttcaacatcatctaTCCAGCGTACAAAGTTAACACAAGGCGTACCTCCTCTTCTGCGAAAAAGttcttcatattttaaGGAGGAATCACTGAAGGATGGGGCATCTATCGATACTTCTGAAATAGCATCTTCGGCCTTCGTATCCACCGACAGATTTATTCCCGTGAGAAACACGGGGACGGTGGCTAAATGTGACGATGAGACGGAGGATCAAGATATATCGCCACCGCCCAATGCGTCTCCTTCCACCCATCTTAAAGCTCGTACTAAGATAGTTTTCAAGCAAAATATTGCTGAGGCGTGTGGACTAGATATGACGCAACGTATCTTGCAATATATTCCGCAACCGCCGCAGTCATCGGTAAAAAGGGCCTTATATTCCATCGGCAGTAGATCTCAGTACCACTACAGCTCTGGTGCACAGTCACTTAACAAGTTTGCCAGACTAAGAAAGGTTAATACTAATCCTGAGAGGATACTTGATGCACCAGGTTTTCAGAACGACTTCTATTTGAACTTGTTAAGCTGGTCACAGAAAAACGTGTTAGCAATCGCATTAGACCAAAGCTTATACTTGTGGAACGGCGAGACAGGTGAAGTTAGCTTGCTTGTGGAGTTTGAAAACGAAACGATCACTAGTGTTGTTTGGTCTAACGATGACTGCCATATATCTATAGGAAAAGATGATGGTAACACAGAGATTTGGGACGTAGAAACCATGTCCCATGTAAGGACAATGAGGAGCTTGCTTGGGGTGAGAATCTGCTCTCAAGACTGGTTGGATACTGTTGTTTGCATTGGAGCCAAAAGTGGGGAAATACAAGTTAACGACGTTAGAGTTAAAGATCATATAGTTAATACTTGGGAAAAGCACACCAGCGAAGTATGTGGTATTAAATTTAGACAAGATGGGTTACAATTGGCATCTGGTGGTAACGATAACACCGTGATGATCTGGGATACAAGACAGGATGACCCTGTATGGGTTAAGAGAAACCACAACGCCGCAGTAAAGGCAATTGCATGGCACCCTGATGTGCTTAACCTGTTGGCTACAGGAGGTGGATCTTTAGACAGGCATATCCATTTCTGGAATACTACCACTGGTGCACGCATAGGGAGCATCAACACAGGTTCCCAAGTGTCGTCCTTACATTGGGGACAGAGCTATGAGGGCTCACACATGAATAAAGAAATAATCGCAACTGGTGGCTCACCTGAAAACTCCATTTCCATATATAATTATGATTCTAAAATCAAGGTTGCTGAGATCACACAAGCACACGAATCACGTATTGTATCCAGCCAACTATCACCTGACGGTACCACCATTGCTACAGTTGGTGGCGATGAGAACTTGAAGTTTTACAGGGTTTTCGATGccagaagaaagaaagtACGTGACCACGAAACGGAAAGCTTCTTGGAGATTATGGGTGTTGGCAAAAAAGGTGACGAAGAAAGCAGCACCTCCCTCTCACCCAAGAAAACCAATTTCATCATTAGGTAG
- the SLD3 gene encoding Sld3p (similar to Ashbya gossypii AFL019C): MYNLTFVSLGFIEPYSEAFLHDLRRQRIFRCSKHQKEEERNLLGMNLIGSSIVSSFLKVPKNLIFREGDPLLLDSKDIPSCILDKIYDANVVVNHLIKLAKGHWGLLERYYSDQWLLWRLEPPTEDLQHDQPLLDHHQNSQYKIKTIDEWCRIDIPDLIGFWKEDQYTGHDANEYVGLDFIISPPDKILSSRDTSTLAEVSQDPIQYLNKKYYETLFQLGVPLALFVKSKLSRLKNICKNKQANLYRDVLSIMILDLAEFGGRHDAEHQGLLIYELPSYAAELREKYIINQFHIHNLRDNKGQASYVKDLIMILKARELKLQIILLLEIISLEKMDACFKDFELKYRSNLDKRSLEVTKANPMFRRRRKENQHKATKKKKLDLCEQLDILLDKLTIADILLTTEPRIHIDEEKKQDQTPQEKILELKRNMLNKGKEVSSLGFISYVLVPYWSKRTPNVVAFIIKKIKGPSLQKNLPSSTRSSSLPSEEPSIASRRSSLSSTTNSSCPSSPKTTQLKIASGSSAVNLLNSRTSSNLVEFLESDNSLGKRPSLSRTNSDLSLNRLQKRQLPASDLASMNILRNQVSFDGTSSFTSVYGRYKSTARAVTQSFRRVGKRKLQPMTEDKPVDETRYDIQVTATPIKEAKSSKPVDRLQVIESPVATNTSPAKSLIEIAATPLKRRLSVKQRFQDEASNTVTSSSAPHKVELAQKPELNAEISPIIAARPKHKKVRRRLFIPS; encoded by the coding sequence atgtataatttAACGTTTGTTTCTTTAGGCTTCATAGAACCTTATAGCGAAGCTTTTCTGCACGATCTCCGAAGACAACGCATTTTTAGATGTAGTAAACACCAAAAGGAAGAGGAACGTAATTTACTAGGCATGAACCTGATCGGCAGTTCAATAGTAAGCTCCTTTCTCAAAGTTCCTAAAAACCTTATATTCCGAGAGGGAGACCCCCTTCTATTAGACTCAAAAGACATACCGAGTTGCATACTAGACAAAATTTACGACGCTAATGTCGTTGTGAATCACCTAATAAAATTAGCAAAAGGACATTGGGGACTACTCGAAAGATATTACAGCGATCAGTGGTTACTTTGGAGACTCGAACCTCCTACAGAAGATTTGCAGCATGACCAGCCGTTGCTTGACCATCATCAGAACAGTCAATACAAGATCAAGACGATCGATGAGTGGTGTCGTATTGATATACCGGATTTAATTGGCTTCTGGAAAGAAGATCAATATACAGGGCATGATGCTAATGAATACGTGGGGCTAGATTTTATCATCTCACCTCCAGATAAGATTCTATCTTCTAGAGATACAAGCACCTTGGCAGAAGTTTCACAGGATCCAATCCAGtatttgaacaaaaaatattatgaaaCTTTATTTCAACTTGGGGTACCTCTGGCACTATTTGTAAAGTCTAAGCTTTCGAGATTAAAGAATATCTGTAAAAATAAGCAAGCAAATTTATATCGAGACGTACTCTCAATAATGATACTGGATCTTGCGGAGTTCGGCGGGCGTCATGATGCAGAGCATCAAGGTTTGTTAATATATGAACTACCAAGTTATGCAGCAGAATTACgggaaaaatatattataaatcaATTCCATATACATAATCTTCGGGATAACAAGGGACAGGCATCATATGTTAAAGATTTGATAATGATTCTTAAAGCTCGGGAACTAAAACTGCAAATCATACTTCTGCTTGAGATAATATCTTTAGAAAAAATGGATGCATGCTTTAAAGACTTTGAACTTAAGTATAGAAGCAATCTAGATAAGAGATCTCTGGAGGTTACTAAAGCCAACCCAATGTTCCGAAGACGAAGAAAGGAGAACCAACATAAAGCTactaaaaagaagaaacttGATTTATGCGAACAATTGGACATATTACTTGATAAACTTACAATAGcagatatattattaactACAGAACCTAGAATTCATatagatgaagaaaagaagcagGATCAAACTCCACAGGAAAAAATACTCGAACTAAAACGCAATATGTTAAATAAAGGTAAAGAGGTTTCATCACTTGGGTTCATAAGCTATGTTTTAGTCCCTTATTGGTCTAAAAGGACTCCAAATGTAGTTGCATTTATcataaagaaaattaaaggTCCTTCTTTGCAAAAGAATTTACCTTCTTCAACCAGGTCTTCATCATTACCAAGTGAAGAGCCTAGTATTGCATCGAGACGCAGCTCACTTTCATCCACaacaaattcttcttgTCCCTCGTctccaaaaacaacacaATTGAAAATAGCATCTGGATCGTCAGCAGTAAACCTTCTAAATTCAAGAACCAGTTCCAACTTAGTGGAATTTTTAGAATCCGATAATTCATTGGGAAAACGACCTTCATTGTCTAGGACAAATTCTGATTTGTCATTGAATAGATTACAGAAGAGACAGCTGCCCGCTTCAGACTTAGCCTCAATGAACATTTTGAGGAATCAGGTATCCTTTGATGGCACTAGTAGTTTTACTTCTGTCTATGGAAGGTACAAGTCGACTGCTAGAGCAGTAACACAGTCGTTCCGGAGAGTTGGGAAACGAAAATTACAACCAATGACAGAGGACAAGCCAGTTGATGAAACCAGATATGATATTCAAGTAACAGCAACTCCTATAAAGGAAGCTAAGTCTAGTAAGCCAGTTGATAGATTACAGGTTATAGAATCACCAGTTGCAACAAATACATCCCCTGCCAAGTCATTAATAGAGATTGCTGCAACTCCGTTGAAGCGGAGGCTCAGTGTGAAACAACGATTTCAGGATGAGGCATCAAACACAGTAACTAGTAGTTCAGCACCTCATAAAGTAGAGCTTGCACAGAAGCCTGAATTAAACGCTGAGATAAGCCCCATTATAGCAGCTCGCCCAAAGCACAAAAAAGTACGTAGACGACTCTTTATACCATCTTAA
- the PBP2 gene encoding telomere maintenance protein PBP2 (similar to Ashbya gossypii AFL018C), which yields MSDEELASASPNILKRKPDDDEKSLEAEIKRVALDDDSPPVTHIPDYVHMRMLCLVKHASMVVGAKGERISRIKEDTKTRINVSDNIKNVPERVVYLRGSCEDVAKAFGKISRAINDEDDRESNERSLPLTVNLLIPHHLMGYVIGKQGSRLREIEDLSAARLVAGPQQLPMSNDRVLCITGVADAIHIATYYVGQTILTCEPKYKNKKTIFYQPNPLHSVLVNNYGIAIQHQQHHQYHPGDKIKRSKSRMSPVLPPTPNEMMLQPSHNNGGVIPIGPSGSTISNSTSAVVLPHVRIVEIMNPQPQVTPVVQEIFIEDSMVGNVIGKGGKSIAQIKGSTGCSIQISEPIPGLRERKLTIIGTPIGNQTAVMMINNKIDIDKRTQQQRNKQQHNVHLRN from the coding sequence ATGAGTGATGAAGAACTTGCCAGTGCTTCCCCTAATATTCTTAAAAGAAAGccagatgatgatgagaaatCGCTCGAGGCGGAGATTAAACGTGTTGCCTTAGATGACGATTCTCCACCTGTAACACATATTCCAGACTATGTTCACATGCGGATGTTATGCTTGGTTAAGCATGCATCGATGGTGGTTGGTGCCAAGGGTGAAAGGATATCACGGATCAAGGAGGACACTAAGACAAGGATTAATGTGTCggataatattaaaaatgtACCAGAGAGGGTAGTATACTTAAGAGGGTCATGTGAAGATGTTGCTAAAGCTTTTGGTAAGATCTCACGTGCTATTaacgatgaagatgatcGAGAATCAAATGAGAGGTCGTTACCGTTGACTGTGAACTTATTAATACCCCACCACTTAATGGGCTACGTCATTGGTAAACAGGGATCTCGTTTAAGAGAAATCGAAGATCTCAGCGCCGCCAGGTTAGTGGCAGGTCCGCAGCAGCTTCCAATGTCCAATGATAGAGTGTTATGCATTACTGGTGTCGCGGATGCAATTCACATTGCCACGTACTATGTGGGTCAAACAATTTTGACTTGTGAGCccaaatataaaaacaagAAGACGATTTTCTACCAACCAAACCCTTTACATTCAGTATTGGTGAATAATTATGGTATTGCTATacagcaccagcagcaccaTCAGTACCATCCTGGGGACAAGATAAAAAGGTCCAAATCTCGCATGTCACCGGTATTGCCCCCGACACCCAACGAAATGATGCTTCAGCCATCTCATAACAATGGAGGTGTGATTCCAATTGGACCCTCTGGATCTACAATATCTAACTCTACAAGTGCTGTTGTGCTGCCTCACGTAAGAATTGTAGAAATCATGAATCCGCAACCTCAAGTAACTCCCGTCGTTCAGGAAAtctttattgaagattcaATGGTCGGTAATGTCATTGGAAAAGGTGGAAAGAGTATTGCACAGATCAAAGGATCTACAGGTTGTTCGATACAAATATCCGAACCTATACCTGGATTGAGAGAACGTAAATTGACAATTATTGGAACACCGATCGGAAATCAAACTGCTGTCATGATGATAAATAACAAGATAGATATCGACAAGAGAACTCAACAACAGAGAAATAAACAGCAGCACAATGTACATTTGAGAAACTAA
- a CDS encoding uncharacterized protein (similar to XP_451552 Kluyveromyces lactis), whose product MVHSVAISPRNIELLNKIIRELLASLERQMLEFVEILLDVLILPSSNKRNLVVSLAGGNKNLAFDEDEGMGYYDLGYNNIVGMIHLRNMILDFQKQNSSANISEVDYILQVLHQVDTIHNYFIHILKCLSLHVEVPICTSIYKTTLAVMLPYFEQMFFSMKTFYNIVCSLLDDARKTGLSDDDIFQVDSDVFVQIQQLKKLDHQFNGLIASLDTNN is encoded by the coding sequence ATGGTACACAGCGTAGCTATCTCCCCCAGGAACATCGAGCTCTTAAACAAAATTATCAGGGAGCTATTAGCATCTCTAGAGCGACAAATGTTAGAGTTCGTCGAGATACTTTTGGATGTCTTGATACTTCCGTCAAGCAACAAACGAAATTTAGTCGTCTCGCTGGCCGGTGGGAATAAAAATCTGGCatttgatgaagacgaagGTATGGGTTACTATGACCTAGGATACAATAACATAGTTGGAATGATTCATCTACGAAACATGATTTTGGACTTTCAGAAACAGAATAGCTCAGCAAACATTTCAGAAGTTGATTATATATTACAAGTACTACACCAAGTGGACACTATACACAATTACTTCATACACATATTAAAGTGTCTCAGTCTGCATGTAGAAGTTCCAATCTGTACAAGCATATACAAGACCACCCTCGCTGTGATGCTACCGTACTTCGAACAGATGTTTTTCAGCATGAAAACATTCTACAATATAGTATGCTCATTACTAGACGATGCCCGCAAAACCGGCCTTTCCGATGATGACATATTTCAAGTGGACAGTGATGTATTTGTTCAAATCCAGCAACTGAAAAAGCTCGACCACCAATTCAATGGGCTCATCGCCAGTCTAGACACCAACAATTAA
- the SWC5 gene encoding Swc5p (similar to Ashbya gossypii AFL017W), producing the protein MNDGQQMKKMKVGTGMGAVALNFDEEEYDESLDEDYDPTKAVVNQNGAEDDDRSDGDGTYQDDDDEQEEKYNYSKIESEYGGLISTRAAKKRQDLVQVSKYEVLEGGQISPEVEKIWQELKLRSDDRSSIRKSIMANEQFEENDEELKENQLLIDRTYKFAGEVVREKRWVPKSSAEAQEYLSSLKFKQKDSILLLPSKAGKANGNLQRPLKRPPILEQIIAGSLKPKLTTLEKSKLDWATYVDKEGINDELQLHNKDGYLAKQDFLNKVQGFKDDQYKEMRSNELKQRIKD; encoded by the coding sequence ATGAATGACGGCCaacaaatgaaaaagatgaaggtAGGAACTGGTATGGGAGCGGTAGCGTTGaattttgatgaggaagagTATGATGAATCACTGGATGAAGATTATGATCCAACTAAAGCGGTTGTAAATCAGAATGGGgcagaagatgatgacCGGAGCGATGGAGATGGAACGTATCaagacgatgatgatgaacaaGAGGAGAAATATAACTACTCTAAGATAGAAAGCGAATATGGAGGGTTGATAAGTACGCGTGCTGCCAAGAAGCGTCAAGATTTGGTTCAGGTTTCGAAATATGAGGTGCTTGAAGGCGGACAGATTTCTCCCGAGGTGGAGAAGATATGGCAGGAATTAAAATTGCGAAGTGACGATCGTAGTAGTATCCGGAAATCTATTATGGCTAACGAGCAGTTTGAAgagaatgatgaagagttaAAAGAGAATCAACTATTAATTGATAGGACCTATAAGTTTGCAGGTGAGGTTGTAAGAGAGAAAAGGTGGGTACCGAAATCAAGTGCAGAAGCTCAAGAATATTTAAGTTCGTTAAAAtttaaacaaaaagattCAATACTTCTGCTGCCTTCAAAGGCAGGTAAGGCTAACGGTAATCTTCAGCGCCCACTTAAAAGACCTCCCATTTTAGAACAAATCATAGCTGGTTCTTTGAAACCCAAGTTAACAACGTTGGAGAAATCGAAGCTTGACTGGGCTACTTACGTCGATAAGGAAGGGATTAATGATGAGCTTCAATTGCATAATAAGGATGGCTATTTGGCAAAACAAGATTTCTTAAACAAAGTACAGGGATTTAAGGATGATCAGTATAAGGAGATGCGGAGTAACGAATTAAAACAGAGAATTAAAGACTAA